A stretch of the Porifericola rhodea genome encodes the following:
- a CDS encoding IPExxxVDY family protein, giving the protein MTKSRELQISIPCNFDLLGLVTTAKEYKLAWSLNHCLGLKLAKSQDLVINFVHDREIIISNYTYITTHCTFRLLKNYAISEPANDYLLPELKNIDYFLLIKNESDTFELDNYVERLGEIDIIQSFTPINIDNLDNKENLIF; this is encoded by the coding sequence ATGACAAAAAGCCGCGAATTACAGATTAGCATACCATGCAATTTTGATTTACTCGGCTTAGTTACTACAGCTAAAGAATATAAGCTGGCATGGTCTCTTAACCATTGCCTAGGACTTAAGTTAGCAAAATCTCAGGATTTAGTCATTAATTTTGTACATGATCGAGAGATTATCATCTCCAATTACACTTATATAACTACTCATTGTACTTTCAGGCTACTAAAAAATTATGCGATTTCTGAGCCGGCCAATGATTATTTGCTTCCGGAGTTAAAGAATATAGACTATTTTCTACTCATTAAAAATGAAAGTGATACCTTTGAGCTCGATAATTATGTGGAACGCCTGGGGGAGATAGATATTATACAGTCATTTACACCAATTAATATTGATAATCTAGATAATAAAGAAAACCTGATTTTTTAG
- the pyk gene encoding pyruvate kinase: MDSNIVFNKTKIVATVGPACNTKDKLIELVKAGVDVFRLNFSHGTHDGHKEVIKFIREINSELSTNVCILQDLQGPKIRVNKVENDEVKIEAGQNLIITCKEDIVGTSDRVSTSYENLASDVSIGDTILIDDGKLELKVNQVQGNDVHTTVIYGGPLKSRKGINLPDTNVSAPSLTEKDRKDLEFGLENDVDWIALSFVRKADDIYNLKDLIQEKGKKIKVISKIEKPEAIRNIDEIIAATDGLMVARGDLGVEIAMEDVPMVQKMLVNKCNLASKPVIIATQMMESMIENPRPTRAETNDVANGVMDGADAIMLSAETASGKYPVQAVKSMVKTIIAVESQSDLVYDKLSHIDTSSPTFYNDHLVLTACKLSKQVNAKAIIGMTKSGYTGFRLSGHRPKADIFIFTANRELLNEINLYWGLRGFYYDKMSSTDETFDDLEHLLKEKGHLHKGDVVVNTASMPLHWEDRTNMLKIQIVK; this comes from the coding sequence ATGGATAGTAACATCGTATTCAATAAAACCAAAATTGTAGCTACTGTAGGACCAGCTTGTAATACTAAAGATAAGCTTATTGAGCTGGTAAAAGCAGGTGTGGATGTATTTCGTTTGAACTTCTCGCATGGCACCCACGATGGGCACAAAGAAGTTATCAAGTTTATCCGCGAAATTAATAGCGAGCTCAGTACTAATGTTTGCATACTGCAAGATCTTCAGGGGCCTAAGATTCGTGTAAACAAAGTTGAAAATGACGAGGTAAAAATAGAAGCAGGACAAAACCTGATCATTACCTGTAAAGAAGATATTGTAGGTACTAGCGACAGGGTAAGCACTTCTTACGAAAATTTGGCCTCTGACGTAAGCATCGGAGATACCATTCTTATTGATGATGGTAAACTGGAACTAAAAGTTAACCAGGTACAGGGCAATGATGTGCATACCACCGTTATTTATGGAGGGCCGCTAAAATCTAGAAAAGGAATAAACCTGCCCGATACTAATGTTTCCGCACCTTCTCTTACCGAGAAAGACAGAAAAGACTTAGAGTTTGGCCTGGAAAACGATGTAGACTGGATTGCCCTATCTTTTGTAAGAAAGGCGGACGATATCTACAATTTGAAAGATCTTATACAGGAAAAAGGCAAGAAAATTAAAGTAATCTCTAAGATTGAGAAGCCTGAGGCTATTCGCAATATTGACGAGATTATTGCTGCTACTGACGGCCTGATGGTAGCTCGTGGCGACCTGGGAGTAGAGATTGCTATGGAAGATGTGCCCATGGTACAGAAGATGTTGGTGAACAAGTGTAACCTTGCTTCTAAACCAGTAATCATTGCTACTCAAATGATGGAAAGCATGATTGAAAACCCTCGCCCTACTCGTGCAGAAACTAATGACGTAGCTAATGGCGTAATGGACGGCGCTGATGCCATCATGCTATCTGCCGAAACTGCTTCTGGTAAGTATCCGGTACAGGCGGTTAAGAGTATGGTAAAAACAATCATTGCTGTAGAGAGCCAGTCTGACCTTGTATATGACAAGCTTTCTCATATTGATACCAGCTCACCTACTTTCTATAATGATCACCTTGTACTTACGGCATGTAAACTAAGCAAGCAGGTAAATGCTAAAGCAATTATAGGAATGACGAAGTCGGGTTATACAGGTTTTCGCCTATCAGGCCATCGTCCAAAAGCTGATATATTCATATTTACAGCTAACCGTGAATTGCTCAATGAGATTAACCTTTATTGGGGCTTGAGAGGATTTTATTATGATAAAATGAGCTCTACAGATGAGACTTTTGATGATCTTGAGCACTTGCTTAAAGAAAAAGGCCATCTTCATAAAGGTGATGTAGTTGTAAATACTGCAAGCATGCCTCTACACTGGGAGGATAGAACCAATATGCTTAAAATACAAATTGTAAAATAA
- a CDS encoding nicotinate phosphoribosyltransferase, with product MKITQELYSSSLALFTDFYQLTMANGYWKSGIAEKEAVFNLFFRKNPFSGGYTINCGLEYVIDYIKHFKFTDEDLEYLATVNSKNGSPLFSDEFLKYLGDLKLEVDVDAIPEGKAVFPHEPIIRVKGPILQCQLLESPLLNIINYQTLIATKAARIFNSAKGDPVLEFGLRRAHGIDGALAASRASYIGGCSSTSNVLAGKLFGIPVSGTHAHSWVMAYDDELTAFKAYADAMPDNCVLLVDTYNTIEGVKHAIKVGEILKEKGKKLSGVRIDSGDLAYFSIQARKMLDEAGFNDTYIVASNDLDENIIGSLRTQDAKIGVWGIGTKLVTAYDQPALGAVYKLSAIKNDKDEWDYKVKLSEQAIKVNNPGIQQVRRFYSNKEDGQKTPMADMLYDVKTQLGKKLKIIDPMDLTRRKIIKTDGLAYEELLKPIFKNGKLVYESPDIHNIRQTTIDSLNELPSGVRRLVNPHSYPVGLEEKLYTLKTDLILQLRNLNDEENE from the coding sequence ATGAAAATCACTCAGGAACTTTATAGCAGCTCCTTAGCACTGTTTACTGATTTTTATCAGCTCACCATGGCTAATGGCTACTGGAAATCTGGTATCGCCGAAAAAGAAGCTGTCTTTAATCTTTTTTTTAGGAAAAACCCTTTTAGTGGCGGGTATACCATTAACTGTGGACTTGAGTATGTTATTGATTATATCAAGCACTTTAAGTTTACAGATGAAGATCTGGAGTACCTGGCTACCGTAAATAGCAAAAATGGGAGCCCACTCTTTAGCGATGAGTTTCTAAAGTATCTGGGTGACCTTAAACTGGAAGTAGACGTTGATGCCATACCGGAGGGTAAAGCAGTTTTTCCTCACGAACCTATCATTAGAGTAAAAGGGCCTATTTTGCAGTGCCAGCTACTAGAGTCTCCATTACTCAATATTATCAACTACCAAACACTTATCGCTACCAAAGCTGCGCGTATCTTTAATTCCGCAAAGGGTGATCCTGTGCTGGAGTTTGGTCTGCGCAGAGCACACGGTATTGATGGTGCTCTGGCTGCAAGTCGTGCTTCTTATATTGGGGGCTGTTCTTCTACCTCCAATGTATTAGCGGGCAAGCTCTTTGGTATACCGGTTAGCGGAACGCATGCTCATAGCTGGGTAATGGCATACGATGACGAGTTAACGGCTTTTAAAGCCTATGCTGATGCTATGCCTGATAATTGTGTGCTACTGGTAGACACCTATAATACTATTGAAGGGGTAAAACATGCTATTAAAGTAGGGGAGATACTTAAAGAAAAAGGCAAGAAGCTATCTGGGGTAAGGATTGATTCAGGTGACCTTGCTTACTTTAGTATACAGGCCAGAAAGATGCTGGACGAAGCCGGGTTTAATGATACCTATATAGTAGCCAGCAACGACCTGGACGAAAATATTATCGGAAGTTTGCGTACGCAGGATGCTAAAATTGGAGTTTGGGGCATAGGCACTAAACTAGTAACAGCTTACGATCAGCCAGCTTTAGGCGCGGTTTACAAACTTTCTGCTATCAAGAATGACAAAGATGAGTGGGATTATAAAGTGAAACTCTCTGAGCAGGCAATAAAGGTAAATAACCCTGGTATACAGCAGGTAAGACGATTCTACAGCAATAAGGAAGATGGTCAAAAAACACCTATGGCCGATATGCTGTACGATGTGAAGACTCAACTGGGTAAAAAACTCAAGATTATTGACCCTATGGATCTAACACGTCGGAAAATTATTAAAACGGATGGCCTGGCGTATGAAGAACTGCTAAAACCAATTTTTAAAAATGGTAAGCTGGTATATGAATCACCCGATATACATAATATCCGCCAGACTACAATTGATAGTTTGAATGAACTGCCTTCAGGTGTGCGCCGTCTGGTGAATCCGCACAGTTATCCAGTAGGACTAGAAGAGAAGCTATACACTTTAAAGACAGATCTGATTTTGCAACTCAGAAATCTTAATGACGAGGAAAACGAGTAA
- a CDS encoding vWA domain-containing protein, with product MKRFYLLLALVLTVLSSQGQVQIQRPPEKTRMLFLLDASGSMYANWGNSVRMDVAKNMLAELVDSLKVDKQLELALRVYGHQYNLRYKNCQDSKLEVPFAPNNHDRLMAKLRQIQPSGVTPIAYSLEQAANDFTNDPEYRNVVIIITDGIESCGGDPCAVSLALQEKNIFLKPFVIGLGMDKDYRDEFACVGQYYDARNVNDFRQVLNKVLKQSLETTTVSVELLDHQKRPSETNVNVTFYNNFTKSPIYDFVHFRDAQGRPDSVVLDAVLSYDVVVNTIPPVVKRNIVFEGGKHNVLPIQAPQGNLLLSQKGHTEYAGGVRALIRQNNKQEILNVQEVSTAEKYLMGTYDVEVLTLPKTYLKDVKIQQGETTRLAIPGPGVLNANIVTQGYGSIYKVHDNGFQEWIYDLEKDKTRFTLALQPGKYKMVFRAERSFGSKYTEVKEFTIATGSTVSVKFFGL from the coding sequence GTGAAAAGATTTTATCTACTATTAGCATTAGTTTTAACTGTACTTAGCAGCCAGGGCCAGGTTCAGATACAAAGACCTCCAGAAAAGACACGCATGCTTTTTTTACTGGATGCCTCTGGCAGTATGTATGCCAATTGGGGCAATAGTGTTCGCATGGACGTAGCTAAGAATATGCTGGCAGAGTTGGTGGACTCTCTTAAAGTAGATAAACAGCTAGAACTAGCTCTTAGGGTATACGGGCACCAATACAATTTGCGCTACAAAAACTGCCAGGATAGTAAGCTGGAAGTGCCATTTGCACCTAATAATCATGACCGCCTTATGGCCAAACTAAGGCAGATCCAGCCCTCTGGTGTTACTCCAATAGCTTACTCTCTGGAGCAGGCTGCTAACGATTTTACCAATGACCCGGAATATAGAAATGTAGTCATTATCATTACAGATGGAATAGAATCCTGCGGGGGGGACCCTTGCGCGGTATCTTTAGCTTTGCAGGAGAAAAACATCTTTCTAAAACCCTTCGTCATTGGCCTGGGCATGGATAAAGATTACCGTGATGAATTTGCCTGTGTGGGTCAGTATTATGATGCCCGCAATGTCAATGATTTCCGTCAGGTACTTAATAAAGTACTAAAGCAGTCGCTGGAGACAACTACTGTAAGCGTAGAGCTATTAGACCATCAGAAAAGGCCCAGCGAGACTAATGTTAATGTTACTTTTTATAACAACTTTACAAAGTCGCCCATTTATGACTTTGTACACTTCAGAGATGCCCAGGGGCGTCCAGACTCCGTCGTTTTGGATGCGGTGTTATCTTATGATGTAGTGGTCAATACTATTCCGCCGGTAGTAAAAAGAAATATAGTTTTTGAAGGAGGCAAGCATAATGTACTGCCTATACAGGCTCCTCAGGGTAATTTGTTGTTAAGTCAAAAAGGGCATACCGAATATGCTGGAGGCGTAAGAGCCCTGATACGCCAGAACAATAAGCAGGAAATTTTGAATGTACAGGAGGTTTCTACTGCAGAAAAGTATCTGATGGGCACCTATGATGTAGAAGTTCTTACGCTACCCAAGACCTATCTTAAAGATGTAAAAATACAGCAGGGTGAAACTACCCGACTGGCAATTCCTGGGCCAGGTGTACTTAATGCTAACATTGTAACTCAAGGCTACGGAAGCATATACAAAGTGCACGACAATGGTTTTCAGGAATGGATATACGATCTGGAGAAAGATAAAACCCGCTTTACACTTGCCCTACAGCCAGGAAAATATAAGATGGTGTTTCGAGCAGAACGATCTTTTGGTAGCAAGTACACCGAAGTCAAAGAGTTTACAATTGCTACTGGCTCCACTGTAAGCGTAAAGTTTTTTGGATTATAA
- the bcp gene encoding thioredoxin-dependent thiol peroxidase, which produces MSLQIGDQAPDFEAKNQNDETVKLSDFRGKKVVLYFYPKDNTSGCTAQACNLRDNYTELQDKGYEVIGVSKDGVKSHQKFAEKQELPFTLIADEDTQINQAYGVWKEKSMYGRKYMGTARTTFIINEDGKIEDIIEKVKTKEHTAQILK; this is translated from the coding sequence ATGTCATTACAAATAGGCGATCAGGCTCCTGATTTTGAAGCAAAAAATCAAAATGACGAAACTGTAAAGCTTTCTGACTTCAGGGGCAAAAAAGTAGTTTTGTATTTTTATCCTAAAGATAATACTTCTGGTTGTACTGCACAGGCCTGTAACCTCAGAGACAATTATACTGAGCTACAGGATAAAGGTTACGAAGTGATTGGAGTTAGCAAAGATGGTGTAAAATCTCATCAGAAATTTGCAGAAAAGCAGGAACTCCCTTTTACACTTATTGCCGACGAAGATACACAGATCAACCAGGCTTATGGTGTATGGAAAGAAAAATCTATGTACGGAAGAAAGTATATGGGCACAGCCCGTACCACCTTTATTATAAATGAAGACGGTAAAATTGAAGATATCATAGAGAAGGTAAAAACGAAAGAGCATACTGCTCAGATACTAAAATAA
- a CDS encoding NeuD/PglB/VioB family sugar acetyltransferase, producing the protein MDNPVIIFGAGGLGKAALEIFQQNEVVIYCFLDDDDRKHGQEIGEVSIMGNTDDHGYTKFIGKKCDAFVALEERELRKGVFKMLNERRKVMPVNAVHPKASISGNAYISYGLFANAGVTVGSFAKVGIGCMLHSNVTIDFEAELGNHVEVGAGSIIHSGAKIADDVFIGAGATIAGPLEVGKGARIGAGSVVVENVKAGATVFGNPAKEI; encoded by the coding sequence ATGGATAATCCGGTAATTATATTTGGAGCAGGAGGTTTGGGTAAAGCCGCCCTTGAAATTTTTCAGCAAAACGAAGTTGTTATTTACTGCTTTCTGGATGATGACGATCGCAAACATGGACAGGAAATAGGAGAGGTCAGTATTATGGGAAACACTGATGATCATGGCTATACTAAGTTTATTGGTAAAAAGTGTGATGCATTTGTAGCCCTTGAAGAAAGAGAGCTTCGCAAAGGAGTATTTAAAATGCTCAACGAACGCAGAAAAGTGATGCCTGTAAATGCAGTACACCCAAAGGCTAGCATTTCTGGAAACGCATATATTTCTTACGGTCTGTTTGCCAATGCCGGGGTAACTGTGGGGAGCTTTGCCAAAGTAGGTATTGGCTGTATGCTACATAGCAATGTTACTATTGATTTTGAGGCTGAATTGGGCAATCATGTAGAAGTAGGAGCAGGTAGTATCATCCACTCAGGTGCTAAAATAGCTGATGATGTTTTTATTGGGGCAGGCGCCACCATCGCCGGGCCTTTAGAAGTAGGCAAAGGGGCTCGTATCGGGGCTGGCTCTGTAGTGGTAGAAAATGTAAAAGCTGGCGCAACTGTGTTTGGCAATCCAGCAAAAGAAATATAG
- a CDS encoding nucleoside phosphorylase has protein sequence MKEQTPSSEIILNPDGSIYHLGLRPEHLPDIILTVGDPERVPQVSQYFDGLKLKVNRREFVSHIGTLAGKPIMVISSGMGTDNVEILLTELDILANYNLKSLQPKPLLRTLNIIRLGTSGTLHEDIPLDSLLVSRYAFGIDTLMQFYDYPRPDDWLIYGKALGEHLALSFEPYCAEAAPTLLEPFVNEMLVGHTLTCPGFYAPQGRSLRLPIRPPHLHERLRDFSFNGKRITNFEMETAGYYALGHALGHNMLSTNAIVANRATQKFSVQASKTIDRLIRTVLSKISGLD, from the coding sequence TTGAAAGAGCAAACTCCTTCTTCCGAGATCATCCTTAATCCTGACGGAAGCATCTATCATTTAGGGCTCAGGCCCGAGCATCTGCCCGATATCATCCTTACTGTAGGTGACCCGGAACGAGTGCCACAGGTGAGTCAATACTTTGATGGGCTAAAGCTAAAAGTTAACAGACGCGAATTTGTAAGCCATATTGGTACCCTGGCTGGTAAACCGATCATGGTCATTAGCAGTGGTATGGGTACAGATAATGTAGAAATATTGCTTACTGAGCTGGATATTTTAGCCAACTACAATTTGAAGAGCTTGCAACCTAAGCCCTTGCTGCGTACCCTTAATATTATCAGGTTGGGTACTTCTGGTACTTTACACGAAGACATTCCTTTGGATAGCTTGTTAGTAAGCAGATATGCTTTTGGTATAGATACGCTTATGCAGTTTTACGATTACCCACGCCCGGATGATTGGCTTATCTATGGAAAAGCACTGGGCGAACACCTTGCATTGTCTTTTGAGCCTTATTGCGCAGAAGCAGCGCCTACTCTGTTAGAGCCTTTTGTCAATGAGATGCTCGTTGGCCATACACTTACCTGCCCAGGCTTTTATGCCCCCCAGGGGCGTAGTCTCCGTTTACCTATTCGTCCGCCTCATTTGCATGAGCGATTGCGAGACTTTAGTTTTAATGGAAAAAGAATCACCAATTTTGAGATGGAAACTGCGGGTTACTATGCATTAGGTCATGCTCTTGGTCATAACATGTTGAGTACTAATGCAATAGTGGCTAATAGGGCTACGCAAAAATTTTCTGTGCAGGCATCTAAAACCATAGACCGATTGATACGTACAGTATTGAGTAAAATCTCTGGTTTGGATTAA
- the trxA gene encoding thioredoxin encodes MSKPVEITDSNFDEIIQSGDKPVLVDFWAEWCGPCKMIAPVVSELAEDYDGKAVIGKVDVDANPSVSAKYGIRSIPTLLVFKNGEIVDKQVGAVNKGVLAQKLDAQLA; translated from the coding sequence ATGAGCAAACCTGTTGAAATTACCGATTCTAACTTTGACGAAATCATCCAATCCGGAGATAAGCCAGTACTTGTTGACTTCTGGGCAGAGTGGTGCGGACCTTGTAAAATGATTGCTCCGGTAGTTAGCGAATTGGCTGAAGACTATGATGGCAAAGCAGTGATCGGTAAAGTTGATGTTGATGCTAACCCAAGTGTATCTGCAAAGTATGGTATCCGTAGTATCCCAACTTTGTTGGTATTTAAAAATGGAGAGATTGTAGATAAGCAAGTAGGAGCGGTAAATAAAGGTGTACTAGCACAAAAGCTTGATGCTCAGCTTGCCTAA
- a CDS encoding HEPN domain-containing protein has product MQSFRTEIENPVVEKDIIELEKKIRLFREGNIDEDRFRSLRLARGVYGQRQQGVQMVRIKIPYGKLTVPQIRRIADIADEYANGNLHLTTRQDIQLHYVSLDRTPELWAELEKDTLTLREACGNTVRNITASAMAGIDPNEPFDVSPYAQAMFEYFLRNPICQEMGRKFKIALSSSEQDSAFTFIHDIGLIPKVKEVDGKVIRGFKVLIGGGLGAQPQMAEVASEFMEEDQVIPFTESVLRVFDRHGERNKRGRARMKFLMKSIGAEELIKLANEERKSLKSKSFVVDRDLVPEQVLPTHSGFGEAKLADESKYALWKATNVFEQKQKGYYGVHIKLPLGNILSDKARKFAAIVEKYAADDIRITVNQGFLLKFLTEDALPHLFNALNEIELAEPGFDSTADVTACPGTDTCNLGISNSTGASNRIEQLIREEYPELIKNNDIKIKISGCPNSCGQHGIASIGFHGSSMKDKQKKVLPALQVLLGGGVDGNGAGRIAEKVIKVPSKRVDETMRLLLEDYEENAKEGEYYADYYNRQGKMYFYYLLKPLTELENLAAEDYKDWKHAEETFKVVAGVGECAGVVIDLIQTLIVEAEEKLESALANYEAESYADAIYNAYSSFVISAKSLLLADDINPNTQMNIIKEFDKQYVETGKVKLDSSFEDLVLQMKDFEPEASFAQSYLEAAQSFLTLIKKLRENQLNDKVHA; this is encoded by the coding sequence ATGCAAAGTTTCCGAACAGAAATTGAGAATCCAGTCGTTGAGAAAGACATCATAGAGCTGGAAAAGAAGATAAGGTTATTCCGGGAGGGAAATATTGACGAGGATCGCTTTCGTAGTCTGCGTCTGGCCAGAGGTGTATACGGCCAGAGACAGCAAGGCGTGCAGATGGTTCGGATCAAAATTCCTTACGGTAAGCTTACGGTACCGCAGATTCGTCGTATTGCTGATATTGCAGATGAATATGCGAATGGCAACCTTCACCTGACTACCCGTCAGGATATTCAGCTACACTATGTGAGCCTGGACCGTACTCCAGAGTTATGGGCAGAGCTGGAGAAAGATACGCTTACACTTCGTGAAGCCTGCGGAAATACGGTCAGAAATATCACTGCATCGGCTATGGCAGGCATAGACCCTAACGAGCCATTTGATGTTTCTCCTTATGCTCAGGCGATGTTTGAGTACTTTTTACGTAATCCAATCTGTCAGGAAATGGGTCGTAAATTTAAGATCGCACTTTCTTCCAGTGAGCAGGATTCTGCATTTACTTTTATTCATGATATTGGCTTAATCCCTAAGGTGAAAGAAGTAGACGGAAAAGTAATCAGAGGTTTTAAAGTGCTAATAGGTGGCGGCTTAGGAGCTCAGCCTCAAATGGCAGAAGTAGCTTCAGAATTTATGGAAGAAGATCAGGTAATTCCTTTTACTGAGTCTGTACTTCGTGTATTTGACCGTCACGGCGAAAGAAACAAAAGAGGTAGAGCTCGTATGAAATTTCTGATGAAAAGCATAGGAGCTGAAGAATTAATTAAACTAGCGAACGAAGAGCGTAAAAGCCTTAAGTCAAAATCTTTTGTGGTTGATAGGGACTTAGTGCCAGAGCAGGTTCTTCCTACACACTCAGGTTTTGGTGAGGCAAAGCTGGCAGATGAAAGCAAATATGCTCTCTGGAAAGCTACCAATGTGTTTGAACAAAAGCAGAAAGGTTATTACGGAGTACATATTAAACTTCCTCTAGGCAATATCCTTTCTGATAAGGCAAGAAAATTTGCGGCTATTGTAGAAAAATATGCTGCTGACGATATACGTATCACAGTCAACCAGGGCTTCTTGCTAAAATTCCTTACCGAAGATGCCTTGCCCCACCTGTTTAACGCGTTAAATGAAATTGAGCTGGCAGAACCAGGTTTTGACAGTACAGCTGATGTAACCGCCTGCCCGGGAACAGATACCTGTAATTTAGGCATTTCAAATAGTACTGGTGCTTCTAACCGTATTGAGCAGCTGATTCGTGAAGAGTATCCTGAATTGATTAAAAATAATGATATAAAGATCAAGATCAGTGGGTGCCCCAATTCCTGCGGTCAGCATGGTATTGCCAGTATTGGTTTTCATGGTAGCTCAATGAAGGACAAACAGAAAAAGGTGCTTCCTGCCCTACAGGTGTTATTAGGAGGTGGTGTAGATGGCAACGGGGCCGGTCGTATAGCCGAAAAGGTGATTAAAGTGCCCAGCAAACGTGTTGACGAAACTATGCGTCTGCTTCTGGAAGACTATGAGGAAAACGCTAAAGAGGGTGAGTATTATGCTGACTATTACAATCGTCAGGGTAAAATGTACTTTTATTACCTTCTAAAGCCTCTTACCGAGCTGGAAAATCTTGCCGCTGAAGACTACAAAGACTGGAAGCATGCCGAAGAGACTTTTAAAGTTGTAGCTGGGGTGGGAGAGTGCGCAGGTGTTGTCATAGACCTGATACAAACACTAATTGTAGAAGCTGAGGAAAAACTGGAAAGCGCACTGGCAAACTACGAAGCAGAAAGCTACGCAGATGCTATTTATAATGCTTACAGTTCTTTTGTAATTAGCGCTAAGAGCTTACTTCTGGCAGATGATATCAATCCAAATACTCAGATGAATATCATCAAGGAGTTTGATAAGCAATACGTAGAAACGGGTAAAGTTAAACTTGACTCCAGCTTTGAAGACCTGGTACTACAGATGAAAGATTTTGAGCCGGAAGCTTCTTTTGCCCAGAGCTATCTGGAAGCTGCTCAGTCTTTTCTTACATTAATCAAAAAGCTTCGCGAAAATCAGTTAAACGATAAAGTACATGCCTAA
- the cobA gene encoding uroporphyrinogen-III C-methyltransferase, translated as MPKAETTKPRLSLVGAGPGDPELITLKGVRCLESADVVLYDALANDKLLDYAPAHVPRIDVGKRAGRHKVAQEDINKLIVSCARQYGHVVRLKGGDPYIFGRGHEEQLYAEQAGVEVNLVPGISSVNAVPALNAIPLTRRGLSESFWVITGTTRKGTVSKDIELAAQSSATVVILMGMSKIHEIQQTFEGFGKQETPVAIIQNGSLPNEKVGVANVKNMAKMVEEEGLEAPAVIVIGEVAALHPTYISQAVNAELSIKNACPEG; from the coding sequence ATGCCTAAAGCTGAAACCACAAAGCCACGTTTGTCATTGGTAGGTGCCGGTCCCGGCGACCCGGAACTCATTACTCTAAAAGGGGTACGCTGTCTGGAGTCTGCCGATGTAGTCCTTTATGACGCACTTGCCAACGACAAACTTCTGGATTATGCACCTGCACATGTGCCCCGAATAGATGTGGGCAAACGTGCAGGTAGACATAAAGTAGCGCAAGAAGACATCAATAAGCTTATTGTGAGTTGTGCTCGCCAGTATGGGCATGTGGTAAGGCTCAAAGGTGGAGATCCTTATATATTTGGTCGCGGCCATGAGGAACAGCTGTATGCAGAGCAGGCTGGGGTAGAGGTAAACCTGGTGCCAGGGATTAGTAGTGTAAATGCGGTACCTGCGCTAAATGCGATACCGCTTACCCGAAGAGGCCTGAGCGAAAGCTTCTGGGTAATAACCGGAACTACCCGTAAAGGCACTGTTTCCAAAGATATAGAACTGGCGGCTCAGTCTTCTGCAACAGTTGTAATTCTGATGGGAATGTCTAAGATACATGAGATACAGCAAACCTTTGAAGGGTTTGGCAAGCAGGAGACTCCGGTAGCTATTATTCAGAATGGGTCTTTACCCAACGAGAAAGTAGGTGTGGCTAATGTAAAAAATATGGCTAAAATGGTAGAAGAGGAAGGTTTGGAAGCACCTGCTGTTATTGTGATTGGAGAGGTGGCTGCATTGCATCCTACTTATATTAGTCAGGCTGTTAATGCTGAGCTTTCTATTAAGAATGCATGCCCTGAAGGCTGA
- a CDS encoding phosphoadenylyl-sulfate reductase, whose protein sequence is MECWQQESFDIKSQADIDRLNAIFKALSPEERIKALYANNDLRQKNIILTSSFGTTAVYLLHLYYKMNIRQEVYFLDTTFHFDETIVYKNKLKQMFDLEVKELHPEDWKNAFTRENKLWKSDPDLCCSVNKVEPMLQIKQEADIWVSGLMGWQNEHRKNLDIFQVQDGTLKFYPIIDVKEEDVKDYLIKWALPVHPLKPLGYESIGCKHCTFKGRGRAGRWSGQAKTECGLHQ, encoded by the coding sequence ATGGAATGCTGGCAACAGGAGAGTTTTGATATTAAAAGCCAGGCAGATATTGATCGCTTAAATGCGATATTTAAAGCTTTAAGTCCTGAAGAAAGGATTAAAGCTCTTTATGCTAATAATGATCTCAGACAAAAGAACATTATCCTGACCTCATCTTTTGGTACTACAGCAGTATATCTACTGCATCTGTACTACAAAATGAACATCAGGCAGGAAGTATATTTTCTGGATACTACATTCCACTTTGATGAGACCATAGTATATAAGAACAAACTAAAACAGATGTTTGACCTTGAGGTAAAAGAGCTTCATCCGGAAGACTGGAAAAATGCCTTTACCCGTGAAAATAAACTTTGGAAAAGCGATCCGGATTTGTGCTGTTCTGTAAACAAGGTAGAGCCTATGCTTCAAATAAAGCAAGAAGCAGATATCTGGGTTTCTGGCCTCATGGGCTGGCAAAATGAACACCGCAAAAATCTGGATATTTTTCAGGTGCAGGATGGTACGCTTAAGTTCTATCCAATCATTGATGTGAAAGAAGAGGATGTGAAAGATTACCTTATTAAATGGGCTTTGCCAGTACATCCATTGAAGCCTTTAGGCTACGAGTCAATAGGTTGTAAGCATTGTACTTTTAAGGGGCGAGGAAGAGCTGGCCGCTGGTCAGGACAAGCTAAAACAGAGTGCGGACTACATCAGTAA